The following coding sequences lie in one Kamptonema formosum PCC 6407 genomic window:
- the dnaK gene encoding molecular chaperone DnaK, translated as MGKVIGIDLGTTNSCVAVLEGGQPVVISNSEGGRTTPSIVGFGKGGDRLVGQLAKRQAVTNAANTVYSIKRFIGRRWEDTEEERSRVPYTCINGKDNTVDVQIRGKNYTPQEISAMVLLKLKQDAETYLGETVTQAVITVPAYFTDAQRQATKDAGTIAGLEVLRIVNEPTAAALSYGLDKQDQDQKILVFDLGGGTFDVSILQLGDGIFEVNATAGNNHLGGDDFDNCLVQWMVETFRTREGTDLSKDKMALQRLREAAEKAKIELSGRDTTAINLPFITADEKGPKHLEMELSRNQFEKLVAHLVQSTIDPVTQALKDANLTPKDIDKIILVGGSTRTPAVQEAISKYFGGVTPDRSVNPDEAVALGAAIQAGVLGGEVKDLLLLDITPLSLGLETLGGVFTKVIERNTTIPTSRSQMYSTAADGQTSVEIHVLQGERALIKDNKSLGKFLLKGIPPAPRGVPQIEVAFEIDANGILKVSAQDKGTGREQSIQITNTGGLSETEVERMRQEAELFAEEDIRRKELVELKNQADTLFYNYEASLKANSKFIGDELKAEARTAASALREAIANPDIPYEEMKQQIESFQQVLYSLGSAVYEQVGSESNKSVAEDESPQMLDSDDAAIAAESFSSQEAIAVAPSKQPADPEVDEMNPFAIDSTTS; from the coding sequence ATGGGAAAAGTAATTGGCATTGACCTGGGTACGACCAACAGTTGCGTAGCGGTTTTAGAGGGGGGGCAACCCGTCGTGATCTCAAACTCAGAGGGCGGACGCACAACTCCGAGCATTGTAGGATTTGGCAAAGGTGGCGATCGCTTAGTTGGGCAACTCGCCAAACGCCAAGCTGTCACCAATGCCGCCAATACCGTCTACAGCATTAAACGATTCATCGGCCGTCGCTGGGAAGACACCGAAGAAGAACGCTCCCGCGTTCCCTACACCTGCATCAACGGCAAAGACAATACCGTTGATGTCCAAATTCGCGGCAAAAATTACACGCCCCAGGAAATTTCGGCAATGGTACTGCTGAAACTCAAGCAAGATGCCGAAACTTACTTGGGAGAAACAGTCACTCAAGCCGTAATTACAGTCCCAGCCTACTTCACAGACGCTCAGCGGCAAGCAACAAAAGATGCCGGCACGATCGCGGGCTTAGAAGTCTTGCGGATCGTCAACGAACCCACAGCCGCCGCCCTTTCCTACGGGTTGGACAAGCAAGACCAAGATCAAAAAATCTTGGTCTTTGACTTGGGAGGCGGCACCTTTGACGTTTCCATTCTCCAACTAGGAGACGGGATTTTTGAAGTCAATGCCACCGCTGGCAATAACCATCTGGGCGGCGACGACTTCGACAACTGCCTAGTACAGTGGATGGTAGAAACCTTCCGTACTAGAGAAGGCACTGACCTCTCAAAAGACAAAATGGCCTTGCAGCGTCTCCGCGAAGCCGCTGAAAAAGCCAAAATTGAACTTTCTGGCAGAGATACTACAGCCATCAACTTGCCCTTCATTACTGCTGACGAGAAGGGGCCCAAGCACTTAGAGATGGAACTATCTCGCAATCAATTTGAAAAATTGGTGGCTCATCTGGTACAGAGTACGATCGATCCGGTGACTCAAGCTCTCAAAGACGCAAACTTGACACCGAAAGATATTGACAAAATTATTTTAGTTGGGGGGTCAACCCGCACGCCAGCAGTCCAAGAAGCAATTAGCAAATACTTTGGGGGTGTCACACCCGATCGCTCCGTTAATCCCGACGAAGCAGTAGCACTAGGAGCCGCAATTCAAGCAGGTGTCTTAGGTGGAGAAGTCAAAGACTTACTACTGCTGGATATCACGCCTCTCTCCCTTGGCTTGGAAACATTAGGCGGCGTATTTACCAAAGTAATCGAGCGCAATACTACCATCCCTACCAGCCGATCTCAGATGTATTCAACGGCTGCGGACGGGCAAACTTCAGTAGAAATTCACGTTCTCCAAGGCGAACGCGCCCTGATTAAAGATAATAAAAGTCTGGGTAAATTCCTGCTCAAGGGAATACCCCCCGCCCCTCGCGGCGTACCTCAAATCGAGGTTGCCTTTGAAATAGATGCCAACGGCATCCTCAAAGTCTCAGCTCAAGACAAAGGCACCGGCAGAGAACAAAGCATTCAAATTACCAACACCGGCGGTTTGAGCGAAACAGAAGTCGAACGGATGCGCCAAGAGGCAGAACTATTTGCCGAAGAAGACATCAGGCGCAAAGAACTCGTCGAACTCAAAAATCAAGCCGATACGCTGTTCTATAATTATGAAGCAAGCTTAAAAGCTAATTCAAAATTCATTGGCGACGAGCTTAAGGCCGAAGCCCGCACAGCAGCCTCAGCTCTGCGCGAAGCGATCGCCAATCCTGACATCCCCTACGAGGAAATGAAGCAACAGATAGAATCCTTCCAGCAAGTGCTTTATTCCCTGGGTTCTGCTGTTTACGAGCAAGTCGGCAGTGAGTCTAACAAGTCGGTCGCTGAGGATGAAAGTCCACAGATGCTAGACTCAGACGACGCTGCTATTGCTGCTGAAAGTTTCTCCTCCCAAGAAGCGATCGCAGTAGCTCCAAGTAAACAGCCAGCAGATCCCGAAGTTGATGAAATGAATCCTTTTGCGATTGATTCCACAACTTCCTAG
- the grpE gene encoding nucleotide exchange factor GrpE, translated as MIDEENQQYHDPNSAATAPEGVQAVDETPPADGNLNEPLDWELQIAQAYQSSEASQPAGNAPSTSGGNFADPGLAEALEFLKAELASATKENESLKAQVQASSAQVDDLKNQNLRLAADFENFRRRTAKEKEELDLQVKCATIMELLPVIDNFERARSHIKPQTDGEMGIHKSYQSVYKQMVDCLKRVGVSPMRPEGQPFDPNLHEAVMREPTDQYEEGTVAEELVRGYMLGERVLRHAMVKVAAAPEPASEEVEPQ; from the coding sequence ATGATTGACGAGGAAAACCAGCAATACCACGATCCCAACTCAGCAGCAACTGCTCCAGAAGGGGTGCAAGCGGTAGACGAAACACCGCCAGCAGACGGAAATTTGAACGAACCGCTCGACTGGGAGCTTCAAATTGCTCAAGCATATCAGAGTTCAGAGGCTTCACAACCGGCAGGAAACGCACCATCCACGTCAGGGGGCAATTTTGCCGATCCCGGGCTAGCTGAAGCCCTGGAGTTTTTAAAGGCGGAATTGGCAAGCGCAACTAAGGAAAATGAGTCATTAAAAGCTCAGGTACAAGCAAGTTCCGCTCAGGTAGACGATCTGAAAAATCAAAATTTGCGGCTGGCAGCAGATTTTGAGAACTTCCGCAGGCGCACTGCTAAGGAAAAAGAAGAGTTGGATTTGCAAGTGAAGTGTGCCACAATCATGGAATTGTTGCCAGTAATTGACAATTTCGAGCGGGCTAGATCCCATATTAAGCCGCAAACTGACGGCGAGATGGGCATACACAAAAGCTACCAAAGCGTTTATAAGCAAATGGTAGACTGCCTTAAACGGGTGGGAGTCTCCCCGATGCGTCCCGAAGGTCAGCCTTTCGACCCCAACCTCCACGAAGCGGTAATGCGAGAACCTACCGACCAGTATGAGGAGGGGACTGTGGCAGAAGAATTGGTGCGGGGCTATATGCTCGGAGAGCGCGTCCTGCGCCATGCAATGGTAAAAGTGGCAGCAGCTCCCGAACCCGCCTCTGAAGAAGTTGAGCCACAGTAA
- the rsgA gene encoding GTPase RsgA — protein sequence MSVNSSLLVGTVLAVQANFYQVRLDPGLVNPDKIGEVSGSSGEDSGAESNLMPNVSPLLLLCTRRSRLKKIGQQVMVGDRVVVEEPDWAGGRGAIAEVFPRRTELNRPPIANADQILLVFALVEPDLEPIALSRFLVKAESTGLAVSLSLNKCDLVTPQQQEQWRDRLSNWGYEPVFISVHTGVGLALEDGEDGEDGEDGEDREDREDGEDREDREDREDLTSSSP from the coding sequence ATGAGTGTTAATTCGTCCTTACTTGTGGGTACTGTATTGGCTGTTCAAGCCAATTTTTACCAAGTACGGTTAGATCCGGGACTGGTAAACCCTGACAAGATAGGTGAAGTCTCAGGTTCTAGTGGTGAAGATTCAGGTGCAGAATCGAACCTAATGCCTAATGTCTCTCCCCTTCTACTCCTTTGTACCCGCAGATCGCGACTAAAAAAAATTGGTCAGCAGGTGATGGTGGGCGATCGCGTGGTAGTTGAAGAACCAGACTGGGCTGGGGGAAGAGGCGCGATCGCAGAAGTATTTCCTCGCCGAACCGAACTCAATCGCCCTCCTATTGCCAATGCCGATCAAATTCTCTTAGTTTTTGCCTTGGTAGAACCAGATTTAGAACCCATAGCATTAAGTCGGTTTTTAGTCAAGGCCGAATCTACAGGCTTAGCGGTTTCTTTGTCTTTGAATAAATGTGATTTAGTAACGCCACAACAGCAGGAACAATGGCGCGATCGCCTCTCCAATTGGGGCTACGAACCCGTATTTATCAGCGTCCACACAGGTGTAGGATTGGCACTGGAAGATGGGGAAGATGGGGAGGATGGGGAAGATGGGGAGGATAGGGAGGATAGGGAAGATGGGGAGGATAGGGAGGATAGGGAGGATAGGGAAGATTTAACTTCCTCCTCTCCCC
- a CDS encoding GFA family protein, with protein MTIQKLNGGCQCGAIRYEVIGEPIMAAICHCSMCRRAHAAPFVAWAMFEQSQVKFIKAQPKTYNSSVEGKRGFCSECGTQISFTADFLPGLIDITIGSLDDPDRIKPMLHYWDSKCLSWVQFADNLPRYPEFPPLS; from the coding sequence ATGACTATTCAGAAATTAAATGGTGGTTGTCAATGCGGGGCCATTCGATATGAAGTCATAGGTGAGCCGATAATGGCTGCTATTTGTCACTGTTCTATGTGTCGGCGTGCTCATGCTGCTCCATTTGTGGCTTGGGCTATGTTTGAGCAGTCACAGGTTAAATTCATTAAGGCACAGCCGAAGACTTACAATTCATCGGTGGAGGGGAAACGTGGTTTTTGTTCTGAGTGTGGGACACAAATTAGCTTTACTGCGGATTTTTTACCAGGTTTGATTGATATTACTATTGGTAGTTTGGATGACCCCGATCGGATTAAGCCAATGCTGCATTACTGGGATTCAAAATGTTTGTCATGGGTGCAGTTTGCAGATAATTTGCCTCGCTATCCAGAGTTTCCTCCGCTGTCGTGA
- a CDS encoding type II secretion system F family protein: MATNVLREKPKAGLSFEAISHKIELAMSSVTIKDLAIFARQFAAMFNAGVAMVRCLAVLNEQCSNPKLKNALTSISADVEQGSELSTAMRKFPDVFDQLFLSMVGAGEVGGVLDEVLERLAVLMEKNHKTQSEIKSAMSYPKTVLFIAIIIFFAMTIFLLPTFAKIFKDIGADLPAFTLFMLSISAFCTTWPPIPQMTVIGSLIGLSFAYKMYYKTPVGRLQIDKIMLKMPVLGDLLEKSAVARFCIIFGTLTRSGVPILNSLEIVRDVAGNQAISNAIEYARTQIMGGGMISIALQEQAVFPALAIQMMAIGEETGELDKMLMKVGAFYETEVEEAVKALTSMMEPLMIVVIGGIVASILLSMYLPMFAVFQKM; encoded by the coding sequence ATGGCTACCAATGTTCTCCGTGAGAAACCTAAAGCTGGTCTTAGTTTTGAGGCAATTAGCCATAAAATCGAGCTGGCAATGTCCAGTGTTACGATTAAGGATTTGGCTATTTTTGCCCGTCAATTTGCGGCAATGTTCAACGCAGGTGTGGCGATGGTCAGATGCCTTGCAGTGTTAAATGAGCAGTGTTCTAATCCGAAGTTGAAGAATGCGCTCACAAGTATTAGTGCGGATGTGGAACAAGGGAGCGAACTTTCGACGGCGATGCGAAAATTTCCTGATGTTTTCGATCAGCTTTTCCTAAGTATGGTGGGCGCAGGAGAGGTAGGTGGCGTGCTCGATGAAGTGCTGGAACGCTTAGCAGTTTTGATGGAGAAAAATCATAAGACACAGAGCGAAATTAAGTCTGCGATGTCTTACCCGAAGACAGTATTATTCATAGCGATTATAATTTTTTTCGCGATGACAATTTTTCTGCTACCAACTTTTGCTAAGATTTTCAAGGACATTGGTGCAGATTTGCCAGCATTTACCCTTTTTATGTTAAGCATCAGTGCTTTCTGTACAACTTGGCCACCCATTCCGCAAATGACGGTAATTGGCAGTCTTATCGGTCTTTCTTTTGCTTATAAGATGTATTACAAGACTCCAGTAGGCCGCTTGCAAATCGATAAAATTATGTTGAAAATGCCTGTGCTTGGGGATCTGCTAGAAAAATCGGCGGTGGCGAGGTTTTGCATCATTTTTGGGACGCTGACGCGATCGGGGGTTCCGATTCTAAATTCCTTGGAAATTGTGAGAGATGTGGCGGGAAATCAAGCGATCTCGAATGCGATCGAATATGCAAGGACTCAGATTATGGGTGGGGGTATGATTAGTATTGCTTTGCAAGAACAGGCTGTTTTCCCGGCCTTGGCAATTCAGATGATGGCTATTGGTGAGGAGACGGGAGAATTAGATAAGATGCTGATGAAAGTTGGCGCTTTTTATGAAACGGAAGTGGAAGAGGCAGTTAAAGCGCTCACGAGTATGATGGAACCTCTGATGATTGTTGTAATTGGCGGTATTGTGGCTTCGATTTTGCTGTCTATGTATCTGCCAATGTTCGCAGTGTTTCAGAAGATGTAG
- the rsgA gene encoding ribosome small subunit-dependent GTPase A: PAPPLPLSPSLYSQLKGKITVISGPSGVGKSSLINLLIPNLNLRVGAVSGKLGRGRHTTRHVELFELPGGGLLADTPGFNQPTLECEPQELAQYFPEIKQRLSKGSCQFSDCSHRDEPNCVVRGDWERYQHYLDFLAEATVRSHALQQLGDAESSFKLKSKSDGKQKYEPKLESKKYRRLNRRFEHQTLQQNMSQDHDEY, from the coding sequence CCCCCGCTCCCCCTCTCCCCCTCTCCCCATCTTTATACAGCCAACTCAAGGGTAAGATTACAGTTATTTCCGGGCCTTCGGGTGTAGGTAAATCTAGTTTGATTAACCTCCTGATTCCTAACCTCAACCTGCGAGTAGGAGCTGTTTCTGGGAAACTGGGTAGGGGAAGACACACCACTCGCCATGTAGAACTATTTGAACTACCGGGAGGAGGACTATTAGCAGATACCCCTGGTTTTAATCAACCAACTCTGGAGTGTGAACCACAAGAGTTAGCTCAATATTTCCCAGAAATAAAACAGCGGTTGAGTAAGGGTAGTTGCCAATTTAGCGATTGTTCGCACCGAGACGAACCTAACTGCGTTGTGCGGGGTGATTGGGAGCGTTATCAGCATTATCTAGATTTTTTGGCAGAAGCAACTGTGCGATCGCACGCTTTGCAGCAATTAGGCGATGCTGAATCCAGCTTTAAGTTAAAAAGCAAGTCCGATGGTAAGCAAAAGTACGAACCCAAGCTGGAATCTAAAAAATACCGCCGCCTGAACCGCAGATTTGAACACCAAACACTACAGCAGAATATGTCTCAAGATCATGATGAATATTAA
- a CDS encoding type IV pilus twitching motility protein PilT, translating into MGLMIEDVLESLVEQGGSDIHIQAGAPIFFRVSGKLTPQPQFGEILAAEEVQTLIFQMLNNMQRKHLEMEWELDCAYGVKGLARFRVNVYRERGCWAACLRALASKIPNADALGVPQVLRDMTERPRGLVLVTGQTGSGKTTTMAALLDLVNRTRSEHILTVEDPIEYVFPNIKSLFHQRQKGEDTKSFANALRAALREDPDCILVGEMRDLETIGLAISAAETGHLVFGTLHTNSAAATVDRMLDVFPPIQQPQIRAQMSGSLVGIASQNLVPKIGGGRCCAMEIMMNTPAMANLIREGKTAQIYSQIQMGAKLGMRTMEMALAELFKAGKISWEAGMGKSGKPDELERLIGPAPAGAKAGAHH; encoded by the coding sequence ATGGGTTTGATGATTGAGGACGTATTGGAGTCCCTTGTAGAGCAAGGCGGTTCGGACATTCACATCCAAGCCGGCGCACCGATCTTCTTCCGCGTCAGCGGGAAACTGACCCCTCAGCCACAATTTGGGGAAATTTTAGCTGCTGAGGAAGTCCAAACGCTGATCTTCCAGATGCTTAACAATATGCAGCGCAAGCACTTGGAGATGGAATGGGAGCTAGACTGTGCTTACGGCGTGAAGGGCTTAGCTCGTTTCCGGGTGAATGTCTACCGGGAGCGGGGTTGTTGGGCCGCTTGTTTGCGGGCTTTGGCTTCCAAGATTCCTAATGCAGATGCACTGGGAGTACCACAAGTATTGCGGGATATGACGGAAAGACCGAGGGGTTTGGTGTTGGTGACTGGCCAAACTGGTTCTGGTAAGACTACCACTATGGCGGCATTGCTGGATTTGGTGAATCGGACGCGATCGGAACATATTTTGACAGTTGAAGACCCGATTGAATACGTTTTTCCTAATATTAAAAGCTTATTTCACCAGCGGCAAAAGGGTGAAGATACTAAGAGCTTTGCGAATGCGCTAAGGGCAGCTTTACGGGAAGATCCAGACTGTATTCTCGTGGGAGAAATGCGGGACTTGGAAACTATTGGCTTGGCAATTTCGGCCGCAGAAACGGGTCACTTAGTATTTGGAACGCTGCACACTAACTCCGCTGCGGCAACTGTAGACCGGATGCTGGACGTTTTCCCTCCGATTCAACAGCCACAAATTCGAGCACAAATGTCTGGTTCCCTGGTGGGAATCGCCTCTCAAAACTTGGTGCCAAAAATTGGTGGCGGTCGTTGCTGCGCGATGGAAATAATGATGAATACACCCGCTATGGCTAACTTGATCCGGGAAGGAAAAACTGCTCAAATTTACTCCCAAATCCAGATGGGAGCGAAATTGGGGATGAGGACGATGGAAATGGCTTTAGCTGAACTTTTTAAAGCGGGCAAGATTAGCTGGGAAGCAGGAATGGGTAAAAGTGGCAAACCGGACGAGCTCGAACGCTTGATCGGGCCGGCACCCGCAGGGGCTAAGGCTGGAGCACACCATTAA
- a CDS encoding GspE/PulE family protein → MTNTFERRPSTSLVVQSNFSPALNKMIQAGYVNTDQLKQAQIECRKSGKRLTEVLEAITGQPLPPELLRHYKKQQMFELKLVYGVEAFDPELTPISTEQLGGILDLLKISIDTCTQGRFLPVQKTETEPPSIVVAMADPDNLNSQEDLRRILQPHGLSFVRRVITKDDFDEIVSAYREDDAKKAAVKAAKEKEEKLQFGGDNFEVELEEISGDVEDIAVSIDDAEAAPVIKAVNVILAKALSEKVSDIHVEPQEEHLRIRMRKDGVLQEYFRFPKQVVPAITSRFKILSNMDIAERRQAQDGRIRRRFEGRTVDFRVNSLPSRYGEKIVLRILDSSSTQLGLGLLISDQETLALVRETASRPFGLILVTGPTGSGKSTSLYSILAEKNDPGINISTAEDPIEYALPGLTQCQVIREKDLTFSNILRAFLRQDPDVLLVGETRDKETAKTALEAALTGHLVLTTLHTNDAAGAIARLDEMGVEPFMVSAALLGVLAQRLMRRVCSDCRVPYTPTPEELGRYGLSTSQEVDITFYKANIVPVDDRKALAERGELCKKCGGGGYKGRVGVYEFLKVTERLQTLITQGAPTEQIKEAAVEEGMKTLLAYSLQLVREGATTFEEVERVTFTDTGLEAELKAKRKQGLTCKTCHAELKPEMLDCPYCLTPRFVD, encoded by the coding sequence ATGACTAACACATTCGAGCGGCGACCCTCCACCTCCCTAGTTGTCCAGAGCAATTTCTCTCCGGCTCTCAACAAAATGATTCAGGCTGGTTATGTCAATACTGACCAGCTCAAGCAAGCCCAAATTGAATGCCGCAAGTCAGGAAAGCGCTTGACAGAGGTACTCGAAGCGATCACCGGCCAACCTCTACCCCCAGAATTGCTGCGCCATTACAAGAAGCAGCAGATGTTTGAACTCAAGCTGGTGTATGGCGTTGAAGCATTTGACCCCGAACTCACTCCGATTTCTACTGAGCAACTTGGTGGCATCCTCGATTTGTTAAAAATATCGATCGACACTTGCACTCAAGGGCGGTTTTTGCCTGTACAGAAGACGGAAACTGAGCCGCCATCAATTGTAGTGGCCATGGCCGATCCTGACAACCTTAACTCTCAAGAAGATTTACGCCGGATTTTGCAGCCTCACGGGTTGAGCTTTGTGCGGCGGGTAATTACTAAAGATGACTTCGATGAGATCGTTTCTGCCTACCGCGAGGATGATGCGAAGAAAGCGGCTGTAAAGGCGGCTAAAGAGAAGGAAGAAAAGCTACAGTTCGGAGGTGACAACTTTGAGGTCGAACTCGAAGAAATCAGTGGCGATGTAGAAGACATTGCTGTGTCCATAGATGATGCTGAAGCAGCTCCCGTAATTAAAGCTGTAAACGTCATTTTAGCTAAAGCTTTGTCAGAAAAAGTTTCTGACATCCACGTAGAACCCCAAGAAGAACATCTGCGAATTCGGATGCGGAAAGATGGAGTGCTGCAAGAATATTTTCGCTTTCCAAAACAGGTAGTACCCGCAATTACTTCCCGTTTCAAAATTCTTTCTAATATGGATATTGCCGAACGTAGGCAAGCTCAAGATGGTCGGATCAGGCGTAGGTTTGAAGGGCGGACGGTGGACTTCCGGGTTAATAGTTTGCCTTCTCGCTATGGTGAGAAAATTGTGCTGCGGATTTTGGATAGTTCCAGCACTCAATTAGGTTTAGGTTTGTTAATCTCTGACCAAGAAACTTTGGCTTTAGTTAGAGAAACTGCGAGTCGGCCTTTTGGATTGATTTTGGTGACGGGCCCGACTGGTTCTGGTAAGTCAACTTCGCTATATTCCATTCTGGCAGAAAAGAACGATCCGGGAATTAATATTAGTACGGCAGAAGATCCAATTGAATATGCTTTGCCCGGTCTAACTCAGTGTCAAGTAATTCGAGAAAAAGACTTGACTTTTTCTAACATTTTGCGGGCATTCTTAAGGCAAGACCCAGATGTGTTGCTGGTGGGGGAAACGCGGGATAAAGAAACGGCAAAGACGGCCCTGGAAGCTGCATTGACGGGTCACTTAGTGTTAACAACTTTACACACGAATGATGCGGCGGGTGCGATCGCGCGTTTGGACGAAATGGGCGTAGAACCCTTCATGGTGTCGGCCGCTCTTTTAGGCGTGTTAGCTCAGCGCTTAATGCGTCGGGTTTGTAGCGATTGCCGCGTTCCCTACACCCCCACCCCTGAAGAACTCGGTCGCTACGGCTTGTCAACTTCTCAAGAAGTGGATATTACTTTCTACAAAGCCAACATAGTACCTGTAGATGACAGGAAAGCGCTGGCAGAAAGGGGAGAATTGTGCAAAAAATGTGGCGGTGGGGGTTATAAAGGGCGCGTTGGTGTCTATGAATTTCTGAAAGTTACAGAGCGACTGCAAACCCTAATTACCCAAGGTGCGCCGACGGAACAAATTAAGGAAGCAGCGGTAGAAGAAGGGATGAAAACTTTGCTGGCTTACAGTTTACAGTTAGTGCGTGAAGGTGCGACTACTTTTGAAGAAGTAGAACGAGTAACGTTTACTGATACTGGTTTGGAGGCTGAATTGAAAGCTAAACGTAAACAGGGGCTCACTTGTAAGACGTGCCACGCTGAATTAAAGCCAGAAATGTTAGATTGTCCCTACTGCTTGACACCACGCTTTGTAGATTAA
- a CDS encoding sulfurtransferase TusA family protein: protein MSESVTSKPRIQMDLRGTPCPINFVRTKLRLEQMSPGEVLEVWLDPGEPIEQVPDSLTMEGYQILDTQFVAAQERDYFALKVQRPLVKDEG from the coding sequence ATGAGCGAAAGTGTAACTTCAAAGCCCAGAATCCAGATGGATCTACGGGGGACTCCCTGCCCAATTAATTTTGTGCGGACTAAACTCCGTTTGGAACAAATGTCCCCTGGGGAAGTTTTGGAAGTTTGGCTAGATCCCGGCGAACCGATTGAGCAAGTACCTGACAGTCTGACAATGGAAGGCTACCAGATTCTAGATACACAGTTTGTTGCTGCTCAGGAGCGAGACTATTTTGCTCTAAAGGTGCAGCGTCCTCTTGTGAAGGATGAAGGATGA
- a CDS encoding DUF2997 domain-containing protein, producing the protein METLEFVIYPDGRVQEKVTGIVGASCAEVTAAIEAQLGLVLHQESTSEYFAAQLHQSAEATAKVALSDW; encoded by the coding sequence ATGGAAACACTAGAATTTGTGATTTATCCAGATGGTCGCGTGCAGGAAAAAGTCACTGGCATCGTCGGTGCATCTTGCGCTGAGGTAACTGCTGCGATCGAAGCCCAGCTTGGCTTAGTCCTCCATCAGGAGTCAACCTCTGAATATTTCGCAGCTCAACTGCATCAGTCAGCGGAAGCTACAGCGAAAGTAGCTTTGAGCGATTGGTAA
- the dnaJ gene encoding molecular chaperone DnaJ gives MAGDYYEILGVSRDADKEEIKRAYRRLARKYHPDVNNEAGAEERFKEINRAYEVLSEPETRERYNRFGEAGVSGAGAGGFSQDFGDSFADIFESFFSGFAGGAATQQGRRRTGPVRGDDLRLDLKLEFQEAVFGGDKELRIKHLETCETCSGTGAKPGTRPQTCQTCSGTGQVRRATRTPFGSFTQVSVCPTCNGSGQVIEDKCEVCGGRGQKEVTKKLKITVPPGVDNGTRLRVSNEGDAGKMGGPPGDLYVFLSVDEDPVFKREGINIHSEVKISYLQAILGCRLEVDTVDGPTELLIPTGTQPNTVLTLEKKGVPRLGNPVSRGDHLITVAIDIPTRVTTEERDLLLQLAKLKGDRTGKGGIEGFLGNLFQK, from the coding sequence ATGGCCGGCGACTACTATGAAATACTCGGTGTTTCTCGCGATGCAGATAAAGAAGAAATTAAGCGTGCCTACCGCCGCCTAGCTCGCAAGTATCACCCCGATGTCAACAACGAAGCAGGCGCAGAAGAGCGCTTCAAAGAGATCAACCGCGCCTACGAGGTTCTCTCAGAGCCAGAAACGCGGGAGCGCTACAATCGCTTTGGCGAAGCAGGCGTTTCCGGTGCTGGAGCAGGCGGCTTTAGTCAAGACTTCGGCGATAGCTTCGCTGATATTTTTGAGAGCTTCTTCAGCGGTTTTGCAGGCGGTGCTGCCACTCAACAAGGTCGTCGGCGTACAGGGCCCGTGCGTGGGGACGACTTACGGCTTGACTTGAAGCTAGAGTTTCAAGAAGCAGTGTTTGGTGGAGATAAAGAACTTCGGATTAAACATTTAGAAACCTGCGAAACTTGCAGCGGTACAGGGGCAAAACCAGGAACCAGACCTCAAACCTGTCAAACTTGCAGCGGTACGGGTCAAGTTCGCCGTGCTACCCGCACTCCCTTCGGTAGCTTTACTCAAGTTTCAGTGTGCCCCACTTGCAACGGTAGCGGGCAGGTAATTGAGGACAAGTGCGAAGTCTGCGGTGGCAGAGGTCAAAAGGAAGTTACAAAAAAACTGAAAATTACTGTTCCCCCAGGAGTTGACAACGGGACTCGCTTGCGGGTATCCAATGAAGGGGATGCTGGGAAAATGGGCGGCCCTCCAGGGGATTTGTACGTATTTTTGTCGGTGGATGAAGACCCAGTATTTAAGCGAGAGGGGATCAACATCCATTCGGAAGTTAAAATTAGTTATCTGCAAGCAATTTTGGGCTGTCGCTTGGAGGTAGATACCGTAGATGGGCCGACGGAGTTGTTGATTCCGACGGGAACTCAGCCGAATACAGTTTTGACTTTAGAGAAAAAAGGCGTTCCTCGGTTGGGAAACCCAGTTAGTCGCGGAGATCATTTGATTACAGTAGCGATTGATATTCCTACCCGTGTCACAACGGAGGAGCGGGATCTGTTGTTGCAATTGGCTAAACTGAAAGGCGATCGCACGGGAAAAGGCGGGATTGAAGGGTTTTTAGGGAATTTATTTCAAAAATGA